The nucleotide window GGCCTTTGTCATCGATCCCGATGGCAACAATATCGAAGTGGTGTGTCATGCCCCAGGCTGAAGCTTATACGGGTGGCTGCCAGTGTGGCGCGGTGCGATTCCGCGTCACTCGGCTCGGCCGTCCTTCCATCTGCCATTGCCGCATGTGCCAAAAGGCCTTTGGCGGCTTTTTCGGACCCTTGGTGACAGCGCATAACGCCACCTGGACCCGCGGCGAACCCAAATGGTTCCAAAGCTCCAATGCGGCCCGTCGCGCTTTTTGTGGCGATTGTGGCACCCCGCTCGCCTACGAAACCCGCTTCGGATTGGAACTGGCCATCGGCGCTTTTGACGATCCGACCGTCGCCGCCCCTCAAATTCAGGTCAATCTCACCGACAAATTGCCCTTCTTTGATGGTTTGACCAGCCTGCCTGAGCGGCACGAGGTCAGCGACGAATGGCGCGATTTCATGGCCGGCATCCATTCCAACCAGCACCCCGATCACGATACCAATGATTGGCCAATCAAGGAGGAGAGCTGATGGATCGCTACAAAATGGAGGTCAGTGGCGGCTGCCAATGCGGCGCCGTGCGCTATCATGCCACCGAGATGATGGACAATTCCCACATCTGCCATTGCCGCATGTGCCAGAAGGCCGTTGGCAATATCTTTGCCGCGCTGGTTGCCGCGCCGCGCGAAGCGATCACCTGGACGCGTGGCGCCCCGGCCCGTTTCCGGTCTTCCGATCATGTCGATCGCGGTTTTTGTGCCCAATGCGGCACGCCACTTTTCTACGACGATACCACCGGCAATCGCGTCAATTTCACCATCGGTTCGCTCGATCATCCCGAACTGTTCCCGCCGCACGCCAACACCGGCAATGAAAGCCGGGTACCCTGGTTTGAGACACTGCCGTCCATCGAAGACGGCGGCATTACTGAGGCGCCGGATCGCGAGGCTTGGTGGAGCGCCATTCAGGCCAGTTCGCACCAGCACCCCGATCACGACACCGACACCTGGCCCCCAAAGCAGTAGTTCCGAGTTAGGCCCCCTATGTCCCGCACCCGCCTCTATCTTTTCGACACCACGCTGCGCGACGGCGCGCAGACCGCCGGCATCGAGTTCTCACTCGAGGACAAGATCGCCATTGCGGGAATGCTCGAACAGATCGGTGTCGACTATATCGAGGGCGGCTACCCTGGCGCCAACCCGGTCGATACGGCGTTTTTCGACGCACCTCGGACCAGACAGGCTGTGTTCACCGCCTTTGGCATGACCAAAAGGGCGGGGCGCTCCGCGGCCAACGATCCGGGCGTCATGGGGCTGGTCAATTCGGCGGCGGGCGCGGTCTGCTATGTCGCCAAGGCCTGGGATTATCAGGTCGAGCTGGCGCTGAGCTCCACCACCGACGAGCATCTTGAAGGCATCACGGATTCCGTTCGCACTGCCATCGCGGCCGGCAAGGAAGCCCTGGTCGATCTCGAGCATTTTTTCGATGGCTATAAGGCCAACCGTGACTATGCGCTTGGTTGCGTAAAGACAGCCCTTGAGGCCGGCGCCCGCTGGGTGGTGCTATGCGATACCAATGGCGGCACCATGCCCGCCGAAGTGCGCGAAATCGTCAAGGACGTCATGACCGTGGCGCCCGGTGACCGGCTGGGCATCCACCCCCATGACGATACCGGCCAGGCTGTCGCCAATGCCCTGGCGGCTGTCGAAGCTGGCGTCTGCCAGATCCAGGGCACACTGAACGGCCTGGGTGAACGCTGCGGCAATGCCAATCTGGTGACGCTCATCCCCACATTGGTGCTCAAGCCCTATTATGCCGAGCGCTTCGAAACCGGCGTCACGCCCGAGCATCTCGAACGCCTGACCCACATTTCGCGCGCTTTTGACGACAGGCTCAATCGGGCCCCCGCCCGGCAGGCGCCCTATGTCGGAGCGTCCGCCTTCGCCACCAAGGCAGGCATTCATGCTTCTGCCCTGCTCAAGGATTTCTCCACCTACGAGCATGTGCCGCCCGAAAGCGTGGGCAATGAACGGGCCATCATGGTTTCTCAGCAAGCGGGCAAATCCAACCTGCTCACCGCGCTGGCGCGCCACAATATCAGCATCGAAAAAGACGATCCACGCCTCGAAAAGCTGCTGGCCACTGTCAAAGAGCACGAATCTCGCGGCTATTCCTATGACGGCGCCGACGCTTCCTTTGCTGTGCTGGCCCGCCGCGTTCTGGGCACGCTGCCCGACTTTTTCGATGTCGAGAACTACAGGGCCATGGTCGAGCGCCGGCACAATGCCATGGGCGAGGAAATCACCGTCACCGAGGCCGTGGTCAAGATCAGGGTCGATGGCGAATTGCTCATGTCCGTGGCCGAAGGCAATGGTCCGGTCAACGCGCTCGACCAGGCGCTGCGCAAGGATCTGGGCAAATACTCCTCGCAGATCGAGGATCTGGAGCTGGTGGACTTCAAGGTGCGTATCCTGGACGGCGGCACGGGCGCGGTCACCCGTGTACTGGTTGAAAGTCGCGATGGAACAGGCGAGCGCTGGGTAACCATTGGCGTATCGCCCAACATCATTGATGCCTCGTTTGAAGCTCTGTATGAATCAATCACATACAAGTTGTTGAAGGCTGCTGCGGCTCAGGATTCGACGACGGGGGCAAACACCAGCCGGGCGAGAGCGATCGCCGGCTAATTGGACGATACCGGGAGGGCAAACTGGCCGAAACCGCTCCGAAACGACCTCTGGCTCTGACGATCGGGGCAGCGGCAGTCACTCTACTCGTTGTTCTTGGCGTTCTGTCCGGTCCATCGATTGTCACCTGTTTCAACAGCCCCGATGGCATGGGGCAATGCCTGCGCGGCAAAATGGCCGAAGTGGGCCTGATCCCGGCCGCGCCAGCGGTTGCCGAAGCAGACGCCCCCGCGGACGAAGTGACCGCCAATGAGGAGGAGGTCGTTCCGGCCGAACCCGCGCTGGACGTCACGCCCCCAGCGGACCTCGAACCAGACACCAATGTCGATCAACTGGTCGCGGCCACGTTCGGCCTATTGCGCGCTGAGCCCGATGGGTCCGTGGTCATTGCTGGTAGTGGTACTCCGGGTAGCCGCGTTGAGGTCTTTGCCAATGGCAACCTGCTCGGCACTGTCGAGGTGGAAGCCAGCGGCGATTGGGTATTCGTGCCCGACACGCCACTCGCGCCCGGCGGGCTTGAGATCACCCTGGGCGAAGAGGGCAAGCCCGGCACGGCCGAGGATTCCTTCATCGTCGTCATCAACGAAGACAAGACCAGCCAGCCCCTGGTGGTTGCCAGCAAGCCTGGCGAGGCCAGCAAAGTGCTCCAGGGCCTGACCGCCCCGACGCAGGTTGCGGCAGCGCCCGAGGCGGAGACAGCCACTGAGGATGCGACCAACGCCGAGCCAGCCGGTACAGCGACCGAGCCCGCCCAAACGGCGGAATCGGTTGAAGCCGCCGCCGCCGATGATGACGGCGCCCCAAGTGTGCCGGCCGCAGAACCCGCCATGGAGGTCGCGGCACTGCCAGATGCGCCATCGCCGGAAAGCGCCGCTGCTGTCGAACCATCGGCGTCATCTGCCGCGCCCGAGAGCGCGGAGCCGTCGCAGGTCCAAGATACTGTCGAACCAGAACCGGCTGCAGCGCCCGCCGAGCCGACCCCGTTGGCCAACGAGACGGAATCCGCTGCAGCAATGGAAGTGGCAGCGCAGCCCGAGGCCGAACCGGCCGTGCCCGCTGCTGAACCTGTGGCCGCGGCCACGCCAGAGCCCGCGGAGAGC belongs to Devosia sp. XK-2 and includes:
- a CDS encoding GFA family protein; protein product: MPQAEAYTGGCQCGAVRFRVTRLGRPSICHCRMCQKAFGGFFGPLVTAHNATWTRGEPKWFQSSNAARRAFCGDCGTPLAYETRFGLELAIGAFDDPTVAAPQIQVNLTDKLPFFDGLTSLPERHEVSDEWRDFMAGIHSNQHPDHDTNDWPIKEES
- a CDS encoding GFA family protein, yielding MDRYKMEVSGGCQCGAVRYHATEMMDNSHICHCRMCQKAVGNIFAALVAAPREAITWTRGAPARFRSSDHVDRGFCAQCGTPLFYDDTTGNRVNFTIGSLDHPELFPPHANTGNESRVPWFETLPSIEDGGITEAPDREAWWSAIQASSHQHPDHDTDTWPPKQ
- the cimA gene encoding citramalate synthase translates to MSRTRLYLFDTTLRDGAQTAGIEFSLEDKIAIAGMLEQIGVDYIEGGYPGANPVDTAFFDAPRTRQAVFTAFGMTKRAGRSAANDPGVMGLVNSAAGAVCYVAKAWDYQVELALSSTTDEHLEGITDSVRTAIAAGKEALVDLEHFFDGYKANRDYALGCVKTALEAGARWVVLCDTNGGTMPAEVREIVKDVMTVAPGDRLGIHPHDDTGQAVANALAAVEAGVCQIQGTLNGLGERCGNANLVTLIPTLVLKPYYAERFETGVTPEHLERLTHISRAFDDRLNRAPARQAPYVGASAFATKAGIHASALLKDFSTYEHVPPESVGNERAIMVSQQAGKSNLLTALARHNISIEKDDPRLEKLLATVKEHESRGYSYDGADASFAVLARRVLGTLPDFFDVENYRAMVERRHNAMGEEITVTEAVVKIRVDGELLMSVAEGNGPVNALDQALRKDLGKYSSQIEDLELVDFKVRILDGGTGAVTRVLVESRDGTGERWVTIGVSPNIIDASFEALYESITYKLLKAAAAQDSTTGANTSRARAIAG
- a CDS encoding LysM peptidoglycan-binding domain-containing protein, with amino-acid sequence MAEVGLIPAAPAVAEADAPADEVTANEEEVVPAEPALDVTPPADLEPDTNVDQLVAATFGLLRAEPDGSVVIAGSGTPGSRVEVFANGNLLGTVEVEASGDWVFVPDTPLAPGGLEITLGEEGKPGTAEDSFIVVINEDKTSQPLVVASKPGEASKVLQGLTAPTQVAAAPEAETATEDATNAEPAGTATEPAQTAESVEAAAADDDGAPSVPAAEPAMEVAALPDAPSPESAAAVEPSASSAAPESAEPSQVQDTVEPEPAAAPAEPTPLANETESAAAMEVAAQPEAEPAVPAAEPVAAATPEPAESQVAAMPPTIDAIEIENDRAFFAGAGPEGGIIRLYVDDAFVADATVEEGRWLIEAGPVLDAPNQRVRADLLDPNSAAVVARAEVDFVVDVPGAETPVDIAQAPVTEPVDQQPAAAAPAQTDESSEPAEATEPVAENEPAATRDQPVAPQEGTTVEAAAQPETTPEVAEAVEPEPASSEPAEPASAEAAVPTMVAVSLGDPEAQRFASGKAIIRRGDNLWTIARRVYGEGLKYTTIYQANTGQIRDPDRIYPGQVFDLPQEALDP